In one Juglans regia cultivar Chandler chromosome 11, Walnut 2.0, whole genome shotgun sequence genomic region, the following are encoded:
- the LOC108986876 gene encoding E3 ubiquitin-protein ligase RFI2, with amino-acid sequence MVGLERQIAHHHRLQMDGDGGAGAGVVAPKASGVSCSICLDLVSDDGGRSTAKLQCGHEFHLDCIGSAFNMKGEMQCPNCRKVEKGQWLYANGSTHSFPEFGVDDWNPDEDPYDLHYFEMPFRVQWCPFGELERIPPSFEEVESPSTTYHNLQEHHGTPAEPIATSSLAHHYVAYVGPIPPASSRSSDSIDEPNFIYPWNGLSGHNEIFNPHTFPASSIQYHGWGHHSPPFSQFGSHINGADPASVPPVIRVSTHSDSDPITRSRFHSYPLLYAHGSSPRVGNSIFSTGVPHYPGSNAQTHEVIHVSHAFHLQQRPSNSPGIPSPSTPVVRRIEGPGVLPLIVPAPIQPDRSGSFHIIPQPPSVPNFHEVENLLPNRYDAWEREHLSHFPPLVSDRDSVWGSSHQTAADSDSVSRSSGVWRSHRS; translated from the exons ATGGTGGGCTTGGAACGACAAATTGCTCATCACCATCGTCTTCAAATGGATGGTGATGGTGGTGCTGGTGCTGGGGTTGTGGCGCCTAAAGCTTCTGGGGTTTCATGCTCGATTTGCTTGGATTTGGTGTCCGATGATGGGGGCAGATCGACGGCTAAGCTGCAATGTGGGCATGAGTTCCATCTGG ACTGCATTGGCTCTGCATTCAATATGAAAGGAGAAATGCAGTGCCCAAATTGCCGAAAGGTTGAGAAAGGCCAGTGGTTATATGCAAATGGCTCAACTCATTCATTTCCAGAGTTTGGCGTGGATGACTGGAATCCTGATGAGGATCCCTATGACCTACATTACTTTGAAATG CCATTTAGAGTTCAGTGGTGTCCATTTGGTGAGTTAGAGCGAATTCCTCCATCTTTTGA GGAAGTGGAATCTCCATCTACCACCT ATCACAACTTGCAGGAACACCATGGCACGCCTGCTGAGCCCATTGCCACATCATCTCTAGCTCATCATTATGTTGCATACGTTGGACCAATTCCACCTGCATCCTCGAGATCTAGTGATAGCATTGATGAACCTAACTTCATTTATCCCTGGAATGGTCTATCTGGACACAATGAGATATTTAATCCCCATACTTTTCCCGCCAGTAGCATCCAATACCATGGTTGGGGCCATCATTCCCCTCCATTCTCCCAATTTGGTAGCCATATCAATGGTGCTGATCCAGCTTCTGTTCCACCTGTGATACGGGTATCTACTCACAGTGATTCTGATCCTATTACAAGGTCCAGATTTCATTCATACCCACTTCTCTATGCTCATGG GTCAAGTCCTAGAGTGGGAAACTCAATTTTCTCCACAGGTGTTCCTCATTATCCAGGATCCAATGCTCAAACCCATGAAGTGATCCATGTTTCCCATGCCTTCCATCTTCAGCAACGACCTAGCAATTCGCCAGGCATTCCCTCACCTAGCACTCCTGTGGTGAGGAGAATCGAGGGTCCTGGGGTTTTGCCTCTAATAGTGCCTGCCCCCATACAACCCGATCGCAGTGGCAGTTTTCATATCATTCCTCAACCTCCTTCAGTACCAAACTTTCATGAAGTAGAAAATCTTTTGCCGAATCGATATGATGCATGGGAAAGAGAGCACTTGTCTCATTTCCCACCATTGGTATCAGACAGGGACTCAGTATGGGGATCATCCCATCAAACTGCTGCTGACTCTGATTCTGTTAGCAGGTCTAGCGGTGTATGGCGTAGTCACCGGTCCTAG
- the LOC108986868 gene encoding hydroxyisourate hydrolase-like, whose translation MMMKLISLLLINLVLMNVAVLGVYSSNYFSRDDFPPAFVFGSGTSAYQVEGAASEDGRTPSIWDTYAHAGSAHGATGDVACDEYHKYKEDVQLMVDTGLDAYRFSISWSRLIPNGRGPVNPKGLQYYNNLINELVSHGIQPHVTLHNYDLPQALEDEYGGWVSREIVIDFTFYAEVCFREFGDRVFYWSTVNEPNVYVLGGYDQGFTPPQRCSPPFGVFSCSKGNSSSEPYTAAHNILLAHASAARLYMTKYKDKQHGFIGLSIYVWWLVPLTDTKEDAIATQRAIDFQVGWFLDPLVFGDYPTIMKQNVGSRLPAFTNLESKLVKGSFDFIGIIHYNNMYVRDRSNSLKREYRDYNLDAAIEIIQIQGNSSAFEFPIAPWGLRGVLEYFKQVYGNPPIYIYENGQRMKRNSTLDDISRVKYMHGYIGGVLDALRNGSNTRGYFAWAFMDVFELLDGFGSSYGLYYVDLDDPDLRRYPKQSAKWYSQFLKGESISLDGVIELEKNLSTPSHAYLQ comes from the exons ATGATGATGAAGCTGATCTCTTTGTTGCTAATAAATTTAGTGCTGATGAATGTAGCAGTACTGGGAGTTTATAGCTCCAATTACTTTAGCAGGGATGACTTCCCACctgcttttgtttttggttcAGGCACCTCAGCTTATCAG GTGGAGGGAGCAGCAAGCGAAGATGGGAGGACTCCCAGCATTTGGGATACCTATGCACATGCCG GGAGTGCACATGGTGCCACTGGAGATGTAGCATGTGATGAGTATCACAAGTATAAG GAAGATGTGCAGCTCATGGTGGACACAGGCCTAGATGCCTATAGATTTTCCATCTCGTGGTCAAGACTTATTCCAA ATGGAAGAGGACCTGTCAATCCAAAGGGTTTGCAATATTACAACAATCTCATCAATGAACTAGTTAGCCATG GAATTCAACCACATGTTACATTACACAATTATGATCTTCCTCAGGCACTTGAAGACGAGTATGGAGGATGGGTTAGTCGAGAGATTGT GATAGACTTTACTTTTTATGCAGAGGTGTGCTTCCGAGAGTTTGGAGATAGGGTTTTTTATTGGAGCACCGTTAATGAGCCGAATGTGTATGTCCTGGGAGGTTATGACCAGGGATTTACACCTCCTCAGCGATGTTCTCCTCCATTTGGGGTGTTTTCCTGCTCCAAGGGAAATTCTTCATCTGAGCCATACACAGCTGCCCATAATATCTTGTTGGCACATGCTTCAGCTGCAAGATTGTACATGACAAAGTATAAG GACAAACAACATGGATTCATAGGGCTCAGCATCTATGTTTGGTGGCTAGTTCCTCTGACAGATACAAAAGAAGATGCAATTGCGACTCAAAGAGCCATTGATTTCCAAGTTGGCTG GTTTCTAGATCCTTTGGTGTTTGGAGACTATCCAACTATAATGAAGCAAAATGTGGGTTCTAGACTTCCAGCCTTCACAAATCTTGAATCCAAACTGGTAAAGGGTTCATTTGACTTCATAGGGATAATACATTACAACAACATGTATGTCAGAGACAGATCCAACAGCCTGAAAAGGGAATATAGAGACTACAACTTGGATGCTGCAATAGAAATAATCC AAATTCAGGGGAATTCCTCGGCATTTGAG TTTCCTATTGCACCCTGGGGTCTGCGAGGAGTGCTGGAGTATTTCAAGCAAGTTTACGGCAACCCTCCTATTTACATTTATGAgaatg GTCAGCGGATGAAACGAAATTCAACATTGGATGACATATCAAGGGTGAAATATATGCATGGATACATTGGAGGTGTGCTTGATGCATTGAG AAATGGATCAAACACAAGAGGGTATTTTGCATGGGCTTTCATGGATGTGTTCGAGTTATTGGATGGCTTTGGATCAAGTTATGGCTTGTACTATGTAGATTTGGATGATCCGGATCTGAGAAGATACCCCAAGCAATCAGCAAAATGGTACTCGCAGTTTTTGAAGGGAGAAAGCATCAGCCTAGATGGAGTAATTGAACTTGAGAAGAATCTATCAACTCCTTCTCATGCTTACCTTCAGTAA
- the LOC108986869 gene encoding phytochrome A-associated F-box protein-like yields the protein MTDTVFSKLSEDILLGIFFKLDDDPRNWARLACVCTKFSSLIRTVCWRHKCSNAIPSVVSDLLSSSVASSSCPPGGWAALHKISVCCPGLLHTGVLLENSDFGLERELGRNEIYRSTYPIARPNIPTSSTDPCPSHHIDKANPTAACSWSLFDDLNYDSVYNVSDSQDVSHAVGGEEVGGEVVTVGGEFTVSKRRKIYRSVRSHLASGVWNLSREQGSKLLARQFRDDCLYICGWPGCVHIEEKRNYMLFRGIFKNFKRSRVWRTISDGNRSKVGVNCAFCPCKETWDLHSAFCLRRTFGYYDDGEPVVRAYVCENGHVSGAWTDLPLYT from the coding sequence ATGACGGACACCGTGTTCTCAAAGCTCTCGGAAGACATCTTGCTCGGCATCTTCTTCAAGCTTGATGACGACCCGCGCAACTGGGCCCGCCTCGCCTGCGTCTGCACCAAGTTCTCGTCTCTGATCCGCACCGTTTGCTGGCGGCACAAGTGCTCCAACGCTATCCCCTCCGTTGTCTCCGATCTTCTCTCCTCCTCCGTCGCCAGCTCCTCCTGCCCTCCCGGCGGCTGGGCCGCGCTTCATAAGATCTCCGTATGCTGCCCGGGCCTCCTCCACACCGGCGTGCTCCTCGAGAACTCGGATTTCGGCCTCGAGCGAGAACTCGGTCGGAACGAGATTTACCGAAGCACGTATCCCATTGCACGACCAAATATCCCAACATCCTCCACTGACCCTTGTCCTAGCCATCATATAGATAAGGCTAATCCAACAGCTGCTTGTTCCTGGTCACTCTTTGACGACCTGAATTATGATAGTGTTTACAACGTTTCGGATTCCCAAGATGTTTCCCACGCTGTTGGTGGTGAAGAGGTTGGTGGTGAAGTTGTTACGGTGGGAGGAGAATTCACGGTGTCGAAGAGGAGGAAGATTTATCGGTCTGTGCGCTCGCATTTGGCTTCTGGGGTTTGGAATTTGAGCCGCGAGCAAGGGAGCAAGCTCCTCGCTAGACAGTTCCGGGATGATTGTCTTTACATTTGTGGTTGGCCGGGGTGTGTTCACATCGAGGAGAAGCGGAATTATATGCTTTTCAGAGGAATTTTCAAAAACTTCAAGAGGTCACGGGTGTGGAGAACCATAAGCGATGGGAATAGGAGCAAGGTCGGTGTGAATTGCGCGTTCTGTCCCTGCAAAGAGACTTGGGATCTGCACTCCGCGTTTTGTTTGAGACGAACTTTCGGGTACTACGACGATGGTGAGCCGGTTGTTCGAGCCTATGTCTGTGAGAATGGGCATGTCTCTGGAGCGTGGACGGATTTACCATTATACACCTAG